A genome region from Archaeoglobus fulgidus DSM 4304 includes the following:
- a CDS encoding CAP domain-containing protein, translating to MKETIQLAIGVMLLAMLGCYIYITEFYHYESTEESSKAAIEYLNQLRAQNGLPPVKWNKTLYEFALERLEDMHERGYYSHYDPVTHETLIYRYVEGYVGECILNGVRGTNLLSNGLQSLFGYEEEAIDIWSKSTMHKLILTDKRFTDAAVACKYDMCVLIMTGG from the coding sequence ATGAAAGAGACGATTCAGCTTGCTATAGGGGTGATGCTGTTGGCCATGCTCGGTTGCTACATCTACATTACTGAGTTCTATCACTACGAATCAACTGAAGAGAGCTCAAAAGCTGCGATTGAATATTTGAATCAGCTTAGAGCTCAGAATGGCCTGCCTCCTGTAAAGTGGAATAAAACTCTTTACGAGTTTGCGCTGGAAAGGCTTGAAGATATGCATGAAAGAGGCTATTACAGTCATTATGACCCTGTTACGCATGAGACGCTGATTTACAGATATGTTGAGGGGTATGTTGGAGAGTGTATCTTGAATGGTGTAAGAGGTACAAATCTTCTCTCCAATGGGCTTCAGTCATTATTTGGCTATGAAGAAGAAGCTATAGATATCTGGTCTAAAAGCACCATGCACAAACTCATTCTCACTGATAAACGCTTCACAGATGCCGCTGTAGCCTGCAAGTACGACATGTGTGTTTTGATTATGACGGGTGGTTGA
- a CDS encoding ribbon-helix-helix protein, CopG family has protein sequence MKLFHRITISLSEDDMKLIEELRRDSGDSLSKIFREAIQLYYNLLKASKAAGVDFRKYFANATRLAFHINGVEQKQFAVIDREIYRVMLKKLQEKVPPESIESDEEFRSAVAGVVKLFEITRDRWSEYTDEQKLEEILTTMEFAGAGTFARVGDKEYIFNTYAESTAITKLIISSVLASAGLKVEIDHTPGKIFIRL, from the coding sequence ATGAAACTTTTCCACAGAATCACCATCTCCCTCTCGGAAGACGACATGAAGCTCATCGAGGAGCTGAGGAGAGATAGCGGCGACAGCCTGAGCAAGATTTTCAGGGAGGCGATTCAGCTTTACTACAACCTGCTTAAGGCTTCGAAGGCTGCAGGGGTGGATTTCAGAAAGTATTTCGCAAACGCAACACGCCTTGCCTTTCACATTAACGGAGTTGAGCAGAAGCAGTTTGCGGTCATAGACAGGGAAATTTACAGAGTTATGCTGAAAAAGCTTCAGGAGAAGGTGCCGCCTGAGAGCATTGAAAGCGATGAGGAGTTCAGGTCTGCCGTTGCCGGGGTGGTGAAGCTTTTCGAGATTACGAGGGACAGGTGGAGTGAGTACACGGACGAGCAGAAGCTTGAGGAAATACTCACAACTATGGAGTTTGCCGGAGCCGGCACATTTGCCAGAGTGGGAGATAAAGAGTACATCTTCAACACCTATGCTGAGTCAACGGCCATAACCAAGCTTATAATTTCGTCGGTTTTGGCTTCCGCAGGCTTAAAGGTCGAGATAGACCACACTCCCGGCAAGATTTTCATAAGACTTTAG
- a CDS encoding corrinoid protein, translating to MADVRKEFVQALADLDEAKTVELTKKRVESGEDPFTILEDVRKATDIIGKRFEEGRYFVSDLIMAGEILKQVMEILRPLLGEKKAESKGKVVIGTVEGDVHDIGKNIVIALLEAEGFEVVDIGVDQPPEAFVEAANQHNPDVVGLSGLLTEAIESMKRTVEALRKAGYKGKIIIGGGRTSEEAKEYTGADDWADDAAVGVRKIKALVGVE from the coding sequence ATGGCGGATGTTAGAAAGGAGTTCGTTCAGGCCTTGGCAGACCTCGACGAGGCAAAGACCGTAGAGCTGACAAAGAAGAGAGTTGAGAGCGGAGAGGATCCATTCACCATTCTTGAGGACGTCAGAAAGGCTACGGACATCATTGGAAAGCGCTTTGAGGAGGGAAGGTACTTCGTCTCAGACCTGATAATGGCGGGAGAAATTCTCAAGCAGGTAATGGAAATCCTAAGACCGCTGCTGGGAGAGAAGAAGGCTGAAAGCAAGGGAAAGGTCGTAATAGGAACAGTTGAAGGAGACGTCCACGACATAGGCAAGAACATTGTCATTGCGCTGCTTGAGGCTGAGGGCTTTGAAGTTGTTGATATAGGTGTTGACCAGCCCCCTGAAGCCTTTGTTGAGGCTGCAAATCAGCACAATCCGGATGTTGTTGGTCTCTCAGGCCTGCTTACCGAAGCTATAGAGAGCATGAAGAGGACGGTTGAGGCCTTAAGAAAAGCTGGCTACAAGGGCAAGATAATCATAGGAGGAGGAAGGACGAGCGAGGAGGCAAAGGAGTACACGGGAGCAGATGACTGGGCGGACGATGCCGCTGTCGGTGTGAGGAAGATCAAGGCTCTTGTGGGGGTGGAGTAG
- a CDS encoding ribosome biogenesis/translation initiation ATPase RLI → MPLRIAVVDRERCQPKKCGQECVKYCPRVRTGDETVKIEDKAVISENLCVGCGICVKKCPMHAIWIVGLPEELEGREVHRYGKNGFVLYNLPVPRKGYVVGILGPNGTGKSTAIKILSGQLKPNLGKEEASWEEIFDRFAGTELLDYLKGIKEGAIRVSQKPQYIEAIPKVYSGKAIELLKRVDERGMLDAVVEKLGLAEAIKRDVKDLSGGELQRLAIAACILRDADFYFFDEVTSYLDIYQRIAVAGVIRELAAEKTVMIVEHDLAILDMLADFVHITYGTPGVFGVVTNAKGARVGINQYLRGYLAEENIRIRDKPIEFEVFQPRESVGENILVEYPSFTKSYEGFRLEVEGGEIYQGEVLGVVGSNATGKSTFVKVLAGVIEDDEKKVELDVKVSYKPQYVKADVNMQVGMFLRRINPMIDSSYYKTEFLKPLMLENLMDRYLDDLSGGELQRVAIVACLLREADLYLLDEPSAHLDVEQRTEAARVIRRFALNTGKSVLVVDHDIYLIDMVSDRLLVFEGQPGKHGIARRPRGMREGMNLFLSKLGITFRRDEETKRPRVNKPDSRLDREQKAAGEYYYYF, encoded by the coding sequence ATGCCCCTCAGAATTGCAGTTGTGGACAGAGAACGCTGCCAGCCGAAGAAGTGCGGACAGGAGTGCGTGAAATACTGTCCTCGCGTCAGAACGGGAGACGAGACGGTAAAGATAGAAGACAAGGCCGTCATATCCGAGAATCTCTGCGTTGGATGCGGAATATGCGTCAAGAAGTGCCCGATGCACGCCATCTGGATTGTTGGTCTGCCAGAGGAGCTTGAGGGCAGGGAGGTGCACCGCTACGGCAAGAACGGCTTCGTCCTCTACAACCTCCCCGTTCCGAGAAAGGGCTATGTGGTCGGAATTCTAGGCCCAAACGGGACGGGAAAGAGCACGGCAATCAAAATCCTTTCGGGGCAGCTCAAGCCCAACCTTGGGAAGGAGGAGGCAAGCTGGGAAGAGATATTTGACAGGTTTGCTGGAACAGAGCTTCTGGACTATCTGAAGGGGATAAAGGAGGGGGCAATAAGAGTTAGCCAGAAACCGCAGTACATCGAAGCTATCCCTAAGGTTTACAGCGGTAAGGCGATTGAGCTGCTGAAGAGAGTTGACGAGAGAGGGATGCTCGATGCTGTGGTTGAAAAGCTCGGCCTTGCGGAGGCAATAAAGAGAGATGTGAAGGATTTGAGCGGCGGAGAGCTTCAGAGGCTTGCTATAGCAGCCTGCATCCTCAGGGATGCAGACTTCTACTTCTTCGACGAGGTTACGAGCTACCTCGACATATACCAGCGCATTGCCGTTGCGGGAGTGATAAGGGAGCTTGCTGCTGAAAAGACTGTTATGATAGTGGAGCACGACCTCGCCATCCTGGACATGCTTGCCGACTTCGTCCACATCACCTACGGTACTCCGGGCGTTTTTGGTGTCGTCACCAACGCGAAGGGAGCGAGAGTTGGCATAAACCAGTATCTGAGGGGCTATCTGGCTGAGGAGAACATCAGAATAAGGGACAAGCCCATCGAGTTCGAGGTTTTCCAGCCGAGGGAAAGTGTGGGGGAGAATATCCTTGTTGAATATCCATCCTTCACCAAATCCTACGAGGGCTTCAGGCTTGAAGTTGAGGGGGGAGAGATTTATCAGGGAGAGGTTTTGGGAGTTGTAGGTTCAAACGCAACAGGCAAATCAACCTTCGTGAAGGTTCTTGCGGGAGTAATTGAGGATGACGAGAAGAAGGTTGAGCTGGATGTTAAGGTCAGCTACAAGCCCCAGTATGTTAAGGCTGATGTAAACATGCAGGTTGGGATGTTTCTGCGAAGAATAAACCCCATGATTGACAGCTCCTACTACAAAACCGAGTTTCTCAAGCCCCTGATGCTGGAAAACCTCATGGACCGCTACCTAGACGATTTGAGCGGGGGAGAGTTGCAGAGAGTCGCCATCGTCGCCTGCTTGCTGAGGGAAGCTGACCTCTACCTCCTTGACGAGCCCTCAGCCCACCTCGACGTGGAGCAGAGGACTGAGGCTGCGAGGGTCATAAGGAGGTTTGCACTAAACACGGGCAAGAGCGTTCTGGTTGTTGACCACGACATCTACCTCATTGACATGGTGAGTGACAGGTTGCTGGTCTTCGAGGGGCAGCCGGGAAAGCACGGCATAGCGAGAAGGCCGAGGGGAATGAGGGAGGGAATGAACCTCTTTCTATCGAAGCTGGGCATAACCTTCAGGAGAGACGAGGAGACAAAGAGGCCGAGAGTCAACAAGCCCGATTCGAGGCTGGACAGGGAGCAGAAGGCTGCTGGGGAGTATTACTACTATTTCTGA
- a CDS encoding uroporphyrinogen decarboxylase family protein yields MNAEQLMEERRQRIEDVVKGKEPDRVPVTGATTVWHGSYAGYTAKEVLFDYEKCKDAWLKVAKDFDFDSFTVVGGLEGMIYTVALLEQPDMSAAARFILGPTHLVLQDVYTRWPGYELEENAHPQFIGKEIMKVEEYDQLIENPLEFINKVAMPRINRKLANVGSAEYNAALAKYGAELARFGAFMADVSMELAKLGYPTIPMSWAYAPLDLISDFLRDIKNMVMDLYRYPDKVKEAVEAVKPLIIKAAEVSAPPKEIRKQVFGTDVVECFYPLHLNEYLSPKLYNEFYWPYLNEVLHKVADMGQVNFVLFEGRHDAHLETLLEAPKKKVVGVFEKTDPRKVREVLGDHVILVSGPPNSLLIGGTPQKVEEYMKSLLEDCKEGGMMIWPGVDGGISRDARPENVKAVIEAVKKYGTY; encoded by the coding sequence ATGAACGCTGAGCAGCTCATGGAGGAGAGAAGGCAGAGAATTGAGGACGTGGTAAAGGGGAAGGAGCCTGATAGGGTTCCAGTGACGGGTGCAACGACCGTCTGGCATGGAAGCTACGCTGGCTACACAGCCAAAGAGGTTCTCTTCGACTACGAAAAGTGCAAGGACGCATGGCTCAAGGTTGCAAAAGATTTCGACTTCGACTCATTCACCGTCGTTGGCGGCTTGGAGGGGATGATATACACCGTTGCGTTGCTTGAGCAGCCAGACATGTCTGCAGCAGCAAGATTCATCCTCGGCCCCACTCACCTCGTCTTGCAGGATGTGTACACCAGATGGCCGGGATACGAGCTCGAAGAAAACGCCCATCCGCAGTTCATCGGCAAGGAGATAATGAAGGTTGAGGAGTACGACCAGCTAATCGAAAACCCGCTTGAGTTCATAAACAAGGTAGCGATGCCGAGGATAAACAGAAAGCTCGCCAACGTTGGATCTGCAGAATACAACGCAGCACTTGCGAAGTATGGGGCTGAGCTGGCAAGATTCGGTGCGTTCATGGCCGATGTTTCGATGGAGCTCGCCAAGCTCGGCTATCCAACAATTCCCATGTCCTGGGCCTACGCCCCCCTCGACCTCATCAGCGACTTTCTGAGGGACATAAAGAACATGGTCATGGACCTCTACCGCTATCCCGACAAGGTCAAGGAGGCTGTTGAAGCGGTAAAACCCCTCATAATCAAAGCGGCCGAAGTATCAGCTCCTCCAAAAGAAATCAGAAAGCAGGTCTTCGGCACTGACGTTGTGGAGTGCTTCTACCCGCTCCACCTGAACGAGTATCTGAGTCCGAAGCTGTACAACGAGTTCTACTGGCCCTACCTCAACGAGGTTCTTCACAAGGTTGCCGACATGGGACAGGTGAACTTCGTGCTCTTTGAGGGCAGACACGATGCACACCTCGAAACGCTGTTAGAAGCTCCGAAGAAGAAGGTCGTCGGAGTTTTCGAGAAAACAGACCCAAGAAAGGTGAGAGAGGTTCTGGGAGACCACGTAATCCTCGTCTCAGGGCCTCCGAACTCTCTGCTGATAGGAGGCACACCGCAGAAGGTGGAGGAGTACATGAAGAGCCTTCTGGAGGACTGCAAGGAAGGCGGAATGATGATATGGCCGGGAGTTGATGGAGGTATTTCGAGGGATGCAAGGCCTGAGAATGTAAAGGCTGTGATCGAAGCCGTGAAGAAGTACGGAACTTACTAA